A stretch of the Sulfurimonas sp. HSL3-1 genome encodes the following:
- a CDS encoding rhodanese-like domain-containing protein, giving the protein MRKTVISLIALSALAASAFAYDAAKAAEFDGFFSHMTHKACANSTLFVKADDVMKMLREAKPMLLLDIRTEGEASVVALGASGSRHVPVEHLFEKPNLDALPTDRPIIIVCYSGTRATMAAMGLKMIGVRNVQVLKGGIVALATSDTTKNAPLKDEK; this is encoded by the coding sequence ATGAGAAAAACAGTGATCTCCCTGATCGCACTGAGCGCACTGGCCGCTTCCGCTTTCGCCTACGACGCCGCGAAAGCTGCCGAGTTTGACGGCTTCTTCTCCCACATGACCCACAAGGCATGCGCCAACTCGACGCTTTTCGTCAAGGCCGACGACGTTATGAAGATGCTGCGCGAAGCCAAACCGATGCTCCTGCTCGACATCCGGACCGAAGGGGAAGCCTCTGTTGTCGCGCTGGGCGCTTCAGGTTCCAGACACGTCCCCGTCGAGCATCTGTTCGAAAAACCGAACCTCGACGCCCTCCCCACGGACCGCCCGATCATCATTGTCTGCTACTCCGGCACGCGGGCAACGATGGCGGCCATGGGGCTGAAAATGATCGGGGTCAGGAACGTACAGGTGCTCAAAGGGGGCATCGTCGCACTCGCAACTTCCGATACGACCAAAAACGCACCGTTAAAGGATGAAAAATGA
- a CDS encoding rhodanese-like domain-containing protein, with protein sequence MNENFNERLASIIANDVAKENLGHIDLQKARELLMDAGAVLFDVRPPAKVEGENAQEAGIKNAYYTPYPAFAASLDLLPEDKTTPIITACVKGWFGNRVMAYLEMMGYANVYVLDTSVTTLIEAHYAHTGR encoded by the coding sequence ATGAATGAGAATTTCAATGAGCGTCTGGCGTCCATTATCGCCAACGACGTCGCCAAAGAAAACCTCGGCCATATCGACCTGCAGAAGGCGCGGGAACTGCTGATGGACGCCGGTGCCGTGCTCTTTGACGTCCGGCCACCGGCGAAGGTGGAGGGCGAAAACGCCCAGGAAGCGGGGATCAAAAATGCCTACTACACACCCTACCCGGCCTTTGCCGCCTCCCTGGACCTGCTGCCCGAAGACAAAACGACCCCCATTATCACCGCCTGCGTCAAGGGGTGGTTCGGCAACCGCGTCATGGCCTACCTCGAGATGATGGGCTATGCCAATGTCTATGTGCTCGACACCAGCGTCACCACGCTGATCGAAGCGCACTACGCCCACACCGGCCGCTAA
- a CDS encoding M90 family metallopeptidase, with protein sequence MTYPLALLSIFFLLFVLWAFIVYVRARRRNRLLETLRTMPFPQEWRRYLEWTVHYPHLEEDQRRSIERAVLRFVYTKPFSGVGLEVTEEMKVVIAFYACMIVRHRPESYDYPTLGGIIIYADGFLVDEYHEHGGIVSEQRAVLDGQSSHDTVVLAWPDVEAEAYHPSEYNVVIHEFAHLLDFEDGLTDGVPLLPRESAPKWEHVMAREFKHLAAAADHGHLSEKHQLLGTYAATDMAEFFAVASERYFMQPDAFEQHYPELYSLFSAYYG encoded by the coding sequence ATGACGTATCCTCTCGCGCTTTTATCCATCTTCTTTTTACTGTTCGTGCTCTGGGCCTTTATTGTCTATGTTCGCGCACGCCGCCGCAACAGGCTCCTAGAGACACTGCGCACCATGCCTTTTCCCCAGGAGTGGCGCCGTTACCTGGAATGGACCGTTCACTATCCGCATCTGGAAGAGGATCAGCGCCGATCCATCGAGCGCGCCGTCCTTCGTTTTGTCTATACGAAACCCTTCAGCGGGGTCGGGCTTGAGGTGACGGAGGAGATGAAGGTCGTCATCGCCTTTTACGCCTGCATGATCGTACGGCACCGGCCCGAATCCTACGACTACCCGACGCTGGGGGGCATCATCATCTACGCGGACGGTTTCCTTGTCGATGAGTATCATGAACACGGCGGGATCGTTTCGGAACAGCGTGCGGTGCTTGACGGGCAATCCTCCCACGATACCGTCGTCCTTGCCTGGCCCGATGTCGAGGCCGAGGCCTACCACCCCTCCGAGTACAACGTCGTCATTCACGAATTCGCCCATCTCCTCGACTTCGAGGACGGGCTGACCGACGGCGTTCCGCTGCTGCCCAGAGAGAGCGCCCCCAAATGGGAGCACGTCATGGCGCGGGAGTTCAAACACCTCGCGGCCGCCGCCGACCATGGCCACCTGTCGGAAAAACACCAGCTCCTCGGCACCTATGCCGCCACGGACATGGCCGAATTTTTTGCCGTCGCCTCCGAGCGCTACTTTATGCAGCCCGACGCTTTCGAACAGCACTACCCCGAACTCTACTCCCTCTTTTCCGCCTACTACGGCTGA
- a CDS encoding DUF434 domain-containing protein, translating to MRKHRGLAPEDTLFFDPKRLAVLRQAVGDLSWLLQRGYSTKAALVLVGNHFQLVERERLAIVHTAGDGAPRRTPLAFEELRGKALCIDGFNLLITLETALGGGIILVGTDGCYRDIANIHGSYALRAETEEAITVAATALKEAGVAKALWLFDRPVSNSGRVAALVNDTASRLAVPMEARTADEVDAKVKRCGGVAVTADSEILASRVAWFDLAGWIIQKQIADARLIDLRSSPDA from the coding sequence ATGCGCAAACACCGTGGATTGGCCCCCGAAGACACCCTCTTTTTCGATCCGAAGCGGCTTGCCGTGCTGCGGCAGGCCGTCGGCGACCTCTCGTGGCTGCTGCAGCGCGGCTACAGCACCAAGGCGGCCCTCGTTCTGGTCGGCAACCATTTTCAGCTCGTCGAGCGCGAACGGCTCGCTATCGTGCATACCGCCGGCGACGGCGCGCCGCGCCGCACCCCCCTGGCCTTCGAGGAACTGCGGGGCAAAGCGCTCTGCATCGACGGCTTCAACCTGCTCATCACCCTCGAGACGGCGCTGGGCGGCGGCATCATCCTCGTCGGGACGGACGGCTGCTACCGCGACATCGCCAATATCCACGGCTCCTACGCCCTTCGGGCCGAGACCGAGGAGGCCATCACCGTCGCCGCCACTGCGCTCAAAGAGGCCGGTGTCGCCAAGGCGCTGTGGCTCTTCGACCGCCCCGTTTCCAACAGCGGCAGGGTCGCCGCCCTCGTCAACGACACCGCGAGCAGGCTTGCGGTCCCGATGGAGGCGCGCACGGCCGACGAGGTCGATGCCAAAGTGAAACGGTGCGGCGGCGTCGCCGTCACCGCCGATTCGGAGATCCTCGCCAGCAGGGTCGCATGGTTCGACCTCGCCGGCTGGATCATTCAAAAACAGATAGCAGATGCCCGGCTCATCGACCTGCGCTCTTCCCCCGATGCTTAG
- a CDS encoding MBL fold metallo-hydrolase, with translation MKLTFLGTSAGKPTKERNVTALALQMEQEPQWYLFDCGEGTQHQLLRTRPSVGKLAAIFITHMHGDHIFGLPGLLASKRMDRAFRPLRIYGPKGIAAFINCFTETDADYLGYDLQIIEYSEGDQFIFERFRVTVLGLVHSIESHAFLIKENDTANRLDEAKLRSEGLEPSPLYGALKRGLTVTYEGRLYEPQTYMLEPFRGRSLLIAGDNAEPSVLGAALEGLDLLVHECTYTQAIYDSLVEKQLHTTARDLGRAAGAAGVGALIATHISPRFGRGGAHSLTEIEQEIRSAYDGPLFIAEDFDVFRLGRNRRIERE, from the coding sequence ATGAAACTGACCTTCCTTGGAACGAGCGCGGGGAAACCGACGAAGGAGCGCAACGTCACGGCGCTGGCACTGCAGATGGAGCAGGAGCCTCAGTGGTACCTCTTCGACTGCGGGGAGGGGACCCAGCACCAGTTGCTGCGCACACGCCCCTCCGTCGGAAAACTGGCGGCGATCTTCATCACCCATATGCACGGCGACCACATCTTCGGGCTGCCGGGCCTGCTGGCATCCAAACGGATGGACAGGGCCTTTCGTCCGCTGCGCATTTACGGCCCCAAAGGGATCGCCGCATTCATCAACTGCTTTACGGAGACCGACGCCGACTACCTCGGGTACGACCTGCAGATCATCGAGTACAGTGAAGGGGATCAGTTTATTTTTGAGCGCTTCCGCGTCACCGTATTGGGGCTGGTGCACTCCATCGAGAGCCACGCCTTCCTGATCAAAGAGAACGACACAGCCAACCGGCTCGACGAGGCGAAGCTGCGCAGTGAAGGCCTGGAACCCTCCCCGCTCTACGGGGCGCTGAAAAGGGGGCTGACCGTTACTTATGAGGGACGGCTCTACGAACCGCAGACGTATATGCTGGAGCCGTTCCGGGGACGCTCACTCCTTATCGCCGGGGACAATGCGGAGCCTTCCGTGCTGGGCGCGGCGCTGGAGGGGCTCGACCTGCTCGTGCACGAATGCACCTACACGCAGGCGATCTACGATAGCCTCGTCGAGAAGCAGCTGCACACGACGGCCCGCGATTTGGGGCGTGCCGCGGGCGCTGCCGGCGTCGGCGCGCTCATCGCGACGCACATCAGCCCCCGTTTCGGCAGGGGCGGCGCTCATTCCCTTACGGAAATAGAGCAGGAGATCCGCTCAGCCTACGACGGCCCCCTCTTCATTGCCGAGGATTTCGACGTGTTCCGGCTCGGGCGGAACAGGAGGATCGAACGGGAGTGA
- a CDS encoding flavin reductase family protein: MLVNYDAATAGDIYKLMSQTIIPRPIAWVVTESSGVVNVAPFSYFTGLSSNPPTMLFSVGHKSDGTPKDTLRNLRETRKCTVCIASEAQLEHLHFSSKELEAHVSETEQFDIPHTRPVPGYPPMIEGAPVAFFCDLYSEVDLGESKTVPLIVEIKEQFVDDACIADKARLTITFDPIARIGKSYAHIGEERTPPPIP; the protein is encoded by the coding sequence ATGCTCGTAAACTATGACGCTGCAACCGCCGGCGATATCTACAAACTGATGTCGCAGACCATCATCCCCCGCCCCATCGCCTGGGTCGTCACCGAGAGCAGCGGCGTCGTGAACGTCGCGCCGTTCAGCTACTTTACCGGCCTCTCCTCCAACCCGCCGACGATGCTCTTCTCCGTCGGGCACAAAAGCGACGGTACGCCCAAAGACACCCTGCGCAACCTGCGCGAAACGCGGAAGTGCACTGTCTGCATCGCTTCGGAAGCGCAGCTCGAGCACCTGCACTTCTCCTCCAAAGAGCTCGAGGCCCACGTCAGCGAAACGGAGCAGTTCGACATCCCCCACACGCGCCCCGTGCCGGGATACCCGCCGATGATCGAAGGGGCCCCCGTCGCCTTTTTCTGCGACCTTTACAGCGAAGTCGACCTGGGGGAGAGCAAAACGGTCCCGCTCATCGTCGAGATCAAAGAGCAGTTCGTCGACGACGCCTGCATCGCGGACAAAGCGCGGCTGACGATCACCTTCGATCCCATCGCCCGCATCGGCAAAAGCTACGCCCATATCGGCGAGGAGCGCACCCCGCCGCCGATCCCCTGA
- a CDS encoding DUF3488 and transglutaminase-like domain-containing protein, protein MRFSAILRFTDPAARGKSRIVKRLNAWRETRELFLLDLAYLAVVTPVLLLVKLPMLLFLLLVLVLLLARKRGSVATLLFVALAGLFAIFFSIYGAFNFAGLSRLKLFVELILYLLLLAVSLQRLTRTINFYLLVSPVLLLALSLFFFDSIAMLVYVVFEVFVLLWLILAYRTRADALSSLRVTGMLFALSLPWVVLLFFFFPRISFEHASYGFRGDEITRTGHDGTMRMDGAALLVPSERIVMEVGFQNAMPPDGQLYFRGSVLYRDKKDHWEPLPSYVRRAFAPKQNAQAGMYRSADEVTAYKVSLYPTHKKWLYLLDLPIEAPEGATINADFETTLEKPVNEPQHYDAGSALVYRYGDRTERSVLAYARDVNRSANPRSAKAADTIAAANPDPKQRLDALLRFFRDQNLTYSLRPEPLDLNHTADSFLFDKRKGYCVHFAGSFVTLSRLAGLPARVVTGYKADRKNSVKNYLAVKERDAHAWAEVYLSDHWQRIETTAAAAFIDSESAELLRQTGTLEDNGERLTRLNLYLLYVKYQVETWVLQYSHFRQMRLLENVKQHPALAAKLAAAFALIVLASAALFLWLRRPRCKDKLLCLLRPLLTRLQRSGFEREEGETLHRLFARYLETYPGSTLTEVDRLYHRLQYGTAHEDAVQFKKAIRAFLRESPAKGDSDARKL, encoded by the coding sequence ATGCGATTCTCGGCTATCTTGCGCTTTACTGATCCCGCGGCAAGGGGAAAGAGCCGCATTGTCAAGCGGCTGAACGCCTGGCGCGAGACCCGCGAGCTCTTTTTGCTTGACCTCGCCTACCTGGCGGTGGTGACCCCGGTGCTGCTGCTGGTCAAGCTGCCGATGCTCCTTTTCCTGCTCCTTGTGCTTGTGCTGCTGCTGGCCCGCAAGCGGGGCAGCGTGGCAACCCTGCTGTTCGTCGCGCTGGCCGGCCTCTTCGCCATCTTCTTCTCCATCTACGGCGCCTTCAACTTCGCGGGCCTTTCACGGCTGAAGCTCTTTGTCGAGCTGATCCTCTACCTCCTGCTGCTCGCCGTCAGCCTGCAGCGGCTGACCCGGACGATCAACTTCTACCTGCTCGTCTCTCCGGTGCTGCTGCTGGCCCTGTCGCTCTTCTTTTTCGACTCCATCGCGATGCTCGTCTACGTCGTGTTCGAGGTCTTCGTCCTGCTGTGGCTCATCCTCGCCTACCGTACCCGCGCGGACGCGCTCTCGAGCCTCCGGGTCACGGGGATGCTCTTTGCCCTCTCCCTGCCCTGGGTCGTCCTGCTCTTTTTCTTCTTTCCCCGCATCTCCTTTGAGCACGCCTCGTACGGTTTCCGGGGCGACGAGATCACCCGGACCGGCCACGACGGCACGATGCGCATGGACGGCGCCGCCCTGCTGGTGCCCTCCGAACGAATCGTCATGGAGGTGGGATTCCAAAACGCGATGCCTCCCGATGGGCAGCTCTATTTCCGCGGCAGCGTCCTCTACCGGGATAAAAAAGACCACTGGGAGCCGCTTCCCTCCTATGTCAGAAGGGCCTTCGCGCCGAAACAGAATGCCCAGGCGGGGATGTACCGTTCGGCCGATGAAGTGACCGCCTACAAGGTGTCGCTCTACCCGACCCACAAGAAGTGGCTCTACCTCCTCGACCTGCCGATCGAGGCCCCGGAAGGCGCGACGATCAACGCCGACTTTGAAACGACGCTGGAAAAACCCGTGAATGAACCGCAGCACTACGACGCCGGATCGGCCCTCGTCTACCGCTACGGCGACCGCACGGAGAGAAGCGTGCTGGCCTATGCCCGCGACGTGAACCGCAGCGCCAACCCCCGCAGCGCCAAAGCCGCCGACACGATCGCGGCAGCCAACCCCGACCCGAAACAGCGCCTCGACGCCCTTTTGCGCTTTTTCCGCGACCAAAATCTCACCTACAGCCTGCGCCCGGAGCCCCTGGACCTCAACCATACCGCCGACAGTTTCCTCTTCGACAAGCGCAAGGGGTACTGTGTCCATTTCGCGGGCAGTTTCGTGACCCTCTCAAGGCTGGCGGGGCTGCCGGCCCGCGTCGTCACGGGCTACAAAGCCGACCGCAAGAACAGCGTCAAAAACTACCTTGCCGTCAAGGAGCGCGATGCCCATGCCTGGGCGGAGGTCTACCTGAGCGACCACTGGCAGCGCATCGAAACGACGGCGGCTGCCGCGTTCATCGACAGCGAGAGCGCCGAACTGCTGCGTCAGACCGGCACGCTCGAAGACAACGGCGAGCGCCTGACCCGGCTGAACCTCTACCTGCTCTATGTCAAGTACCAGGTGGAGACCTGGGTGCTGCAGTACAGCCACTTCAGACAGATGCGCCTGCTCGAAAATGTCAAGCAGCATCCCGCCCTGGCCGCCAAACTGGCCGCCGCCTTCGCCCTGATCGTGCTGGCCAGCGCGGCGCTCTTTCTCTGGCTGCGCCGTCCCCGCTGCAAGGATAAGCTGCTCTGCCTGCTGCGCCCGCTGCTCACACGGCTGCAACGCAGCGGTTTCGAGCGCGAAGAGGGGGAAACGCTGCACCGTCTTTTCGCACGCTATCTTGAGACATACCCCGGCAGCACCCTGACCGAGGTCGACCGCCTCTACCACCGGCTGCAATACGGCACGGCCCATGAAGATGCTGTACAATTCAAAAAGGCCATCCGCGCCTTTCTGCGCGAATCCCCCGCCAAAGGAGACTCCGATGCTCGTAAACTATGA
- a CDS encoding DUF58 domain-containing protein, translated as MRRRVRQRATRFSLLVVVLLFGLFLEAYMHNFNLVYITLFFVFASAFAAGPLGLRNLGCLEAEPNGCDRLFARRTAQCHFKIRNTSALGAWAVELHGGEAVNTLPEVAPHTTLNAALPLSPERRGRFEAGPCTLQSLFPLSTVRFVLEIAKSCERVVYPEPRGEPLRSFLLRQRSPFGDETDFEGLRSYSGAESPSRIHWPSVARGELAVKSFDRERRTESLQFDFARSGRDDEARLSQLTLWALECEAARLPFTILMPRKVLDSKKEGIDAILGYLALY; from the coding sequence ATGCGTAGACGCGTCCGCCAGCGGGCGACGCGCTTCAGCCTCCTGGTCGTCGTTTTGCTCTTCGGCCTCTTTCTCGAGGCCTATATGCACAACTTCAACCTCGTCTACATCACCCTCTTTTTTGTCTTTGCCAGCGCCTTTGCCGCCGGGCCGCTCGGGCTGCGCAACCTCGGCTGCCTCGAGGCGGAACCAAACGGCTGCGACCGTCTCTTCGCCCGCCGGACGGCGCAGTGTCATTTCAAAATACGCAACACCTCCGCGCTGGGGGCCTGGGCCGTCGAACTGCACGGCGGGGAAGCCGTCAATACCCTGCCCGAAGTCGCTCCGCACACGACGCTCAATGCCGCGCTGCCGCTCAGCCCCGAGCGTCGGGGGCGCTTTGAGGCGGGGCCCTGCACCCTTCAGAGCCTCTTCCCCCTCTCAACGGTCCGTTTCGTCCTCGAGATCGCCAAGAGCTGCGAGCGCGTCGTCTACCCCGAACCCAGAGGCGAACCCCTGCGTAGTTTCCTGCTGCGGCAACGCTCCCCCTTCGGGGACGAAACGGATTTCGAGGGACTGCGCAGCTACAGCGGGGCGGAGAGCCCCTCGCGCATCCACTGGCCCTCCGTCGCCAGGGGCGAACTCGCCGTGAAGAGCTTCGACCGGGAACGGCGGACGGAGAGCCTGCAGTTCGACTTCGCCCGCAGCGGCAGGGACGATGAGGCCCGCCTCTCGCAGCTGACACTCTGGGCCCTCGAGTGCGAAGCCGCGCGCCTCCCCTTTACCATCCTCATGCCCCGCAAGGTGCTTGACAGCAAAAAGGAGGGGATCGATGCGATTCTCGGCTATCTTGCGCTTTACTGA
- a CDS encoding AAA family ATPase, which yields MNETLAPEFRPIVDAVEAHLLGKRHAISLTLAAFFAGGHVLLEDIPGVGKTTLAKTFANVMGLDFGRVQFTGDLLPSDILGVSYFDQESGKFVLKKGPIFTQFLLADEINRSMPKTQSALLEAMEEHHVTIDGISHPLKEPFFVIATQNPHEEVGTFALPHSQLDRFLCSFGIGYPDKEAERAVLLGGGSRAAAAVPLIDAAAINTAMEAVRTVHLSPALIDYLQSLIAYTRDSGRFVYGLSTRGALALAAMTRAWAHLHGRDYAVPDDVQAVLGEVCLHRLAFKEGVTTLNRIRHELFSHVPADA from the coding sequence ATGAATGAGACACTCGCCCCCGAATTCCGCCCCATCGTCGACGCCGTCGAGGCCCACCTGCTCGGCAAACGCCACGCCATCTCCCTCACACTCGCCGCCTTCTTCGCCGGAGGCCACGTCCTGCTCGAAGACATCCCCGGTGTCGGGAAAACGACCCTCGCCAAAACCTTCGCAAACGTCATGGGACTCGATTTCGGCCGCGTCCAGTTCACCGGAGACCTGCTCCCCTCGGATATCCTCGGAGTGAGCTACTTCGACCAGGAGAGCGGAAAGTTCGTCCTGAAGAAGGGGCCCATCTTCACCCAGTTCCTCCTCGCCGACGAGATCAACCGCTCCATGCCAAAAACCCAGTCGGCACTGCTCGAGGCGATGGAGGAGCACCACGTCACCATCGACGGCATCAGCCATCCCCTCAAAGAGCCCTTCTTCGTCATCGCGACCCAGAACCCCCACGAAGAGGTCGGCACCTTTGCCCTGCCCCACTCCCAGCTCGACCGTTTCCTCTGCTCGTTCGGGATCGGCTACCCGGACAAAGAGGCGGAGCGCGCCGTCTTGCTGGGCGGAGGCAGCCGTGCCGCCGCGGCGGTGCCGCTCATTGACGCCGCGGCGATCAACACGGCGATGGAGGCGGTACGGACGGTCCACCTCAGCCCGGCGCTGATCGACTACCTCCAGTCGCTCATTGCCTACACCCGCGACAGCGGTCGCTTCGTCTACGGTCTCTCGACCCGCGGCGCGCTTGCGCTGGCGGCGATGACGCGGGCCTGGGCCCACCTGCACGGGCGCGACTACGCCGTCCCCGACGACGTCCAGGCCGTCCTCGGCGAAGTCTGCCTCCACCGCCTCGCTTTCAAAGAGGGCGTCACAACTCTGAACCGCATCCGTCATGAGCTCTTTTCGCACGTTCCTGCGGATGCGTAG
- a CDS encoding YeeE/YedE thiosulfate transporter family protein, whose product MIRRIPWWAGGLLMALLLMFTFSIFGADRPIGASTYVPYFAGLLFNLDPEQYGYLKQIDGAGAWEGVMLLGALFGGFVTSVFITKSFRFSVIPTAWKKYKNGSVVSRLAWSFASGFFMIIGARLAGGCTSGHFLSGMSQTAISAMIFGGVVMATLLITGRLFYKKEAQDV is encoded by the coding sequence ATGATTAGACGAATTCCCTGGTGGGCCGGCGGTCTGCTGATGGCGCTGCTGCTGATGTTTACTTTCTCCATTTTCGGGGCGGACCGTCCCATCGGGGCGTCGACCTACGTCCCCTACTTCGCGGGGCTGCTGTTCAATCTCGACCCGGAGCAGTACGGCTATCTCAAGCAGATTGATGGGGCCGGTGCCTGGGAGGGCGTGATGCTGCTGGGCGCACTTTTCGGTGGGTTCGTCACCTCGGTCTTTATCACCAAGAGTTTCCGTTTCAGCGTCATTCCGACCGCATGGAAAAAGTACAAGAACGGCTCCGTCGTTTCCCGCCTGGCATGGAGCTTCGCGAGCGGCTTTTTCATGATCATCGGCGCGCGTCTTGCCGGAGGGTGCACGAGCGGCCATTTTCTCAGCGGCATGAGCCAGACGGCGATCAGCGCGATGATCTTCGGCGGCGTCGTGATGGCGACCCTGCTCATTACGGGACGTCTTTTCTATAAAAAGGAGGCGCAGGATGTTTGA
- a CDS encoding YeeE/YedE thiosulfate transporter family protein, whose protein sequence is MFERIMGMFETVANEGHGSVALVFVIGILFGGIIQYSRVDKFEKIAGFAMLRDTVVPKMLFLAVGVAGIGLYFMIEAGWAHYHIKPILLGGLVIGGVLFGVSMAIFGKCPGTGPVSIAEGRIDVLVGAIGGLLGGLVFTLFYEPVFKPIMGPDLGKSVLTGGAGDYGSVTILVFGIALVAVSMLIPLRQEFDEADLNRLG, encoded by the coding sequence ATGTTTGAGCGCATAATGGGGATGTTCGAAACGGTCGCGAACGAAGGGCACGGTTCCGTCGCCCTCGTCTTTGTGATCGGGATCCTCTTCGGGGGGATCATCCAGTACAGCCGCGTCGACAAGTTCGAGAAGATCGCCGGGTTCGCGATGCTGCGCGACACGGTCGTCCCGAAGATGCTCTTCCTGGCTGTCGGGGTTGCTGGCATCGGGCTCTACTTTATGATCGAAGCGGGGTGGGCGCATTACCATATCAAGCCGATCCTGCTCGGCGGGCTCGTGATCGGCGGCGTGCTCTTCGGCGTCTCCATGGCGATCTTCGGCAAATGCCCGGGAACGGGGCCCGTTTCCATCGCCGAGGGGCGGATCGACGTCCTCGTCGGGGCCATCGGCGGGCTGCTCGGCGGGCTCGTTTTTACCCTCTTCTATGAGCCGGTCTTCAAACCGATCATGGGGCCGGACCTCGGAAAAAGCGTCCTGACGGGGGGTGCCGGCGATTACGGCAGCGTGACAATCCTCGTTTTCGGGATCGCGCTGGTCGCCGTGAGCATGCTCATCCCGCTGCGGCAGGAGTTCGACGAAGCGGACCTGAACCGGCTGGGCTGA
- a CDS encoding HAMP domain-containing sensor histidine kinase, whose protein sequence is MNELEKRSFYSFLGLYIVSSFLFILLAGFWYYTAQKHAFENNEHYRLEHIADRIGTAIIMAHMHGTPLQIPALHSGDVRIALIGTDGRLVSGELPPALVPDRPDYREYGGRMVLVSDAPKEHLSIRYVVVSSDTLFGVLAELREVVLAMMAAIALLAATVAWTLSKLFMRPLHQRVVQTERFVSDVTHELNTPITALSMAAEHLLQAGRCSEKTLRNITASTRQLYDIYRSLTYLNFARKTETPHVIDLAKVAQKSADYYRPLMESKQQSFLLKTHTLYFAIPEAEAQLLLGNLIGNAVKYSPAGATVHLGIEDHCIIVADEGMGIAPEQQRRIFEQFTRATDVGGGFGVGLSIVKRICDAYGIALALDSEEGKGTRFRLCFPQGEAKQ, encoded by the coding sequence ATGAATGAACTCGAAAAACGCTCCTTCTACTCTTTCCTGGGGCTCTACATCGTCTCCTCTTTTCTCTTCATCCTTCTGGCGGGCTTTTGGTACTACACCGCACAGAAACACGCCTTCGAGAACAACGAGCACTACCGGCTGGAGCATATTGCCGACCGCATCGGCACGGCGATCATCATGGCCCATATGCACGGTACCCCCCTGCAGATCCCCGCGCTGCACAGCGGGGATGTCCGCATCGCCCTGATCGGGACGGACGGGCGGCTCGTTTCAGGGGAGCTCCCCCCCGCCCTCGTTCCCGACCGCCCGGACTACCGCGAATACGGCGGGCGCATGGTCCTCGTCTCCGATGCCCCGAAGGAGCACCTGAGCATCCGCTACGTCGTCGTCAGCTCCGACACGCTCTTCGGCGTGCTCGCGGAGCTGCGCGAGGTCGTCCTGGCGATGATGGCCGCCATCGCGCTGCTCGCCGCCACCGTGGCCTGGACCCTGTCCAAACTCTTTATGCGCCCCCTGCATCAACGCGTCGTGCAGACCGAGCGCTTCGTCAGCGATGTCACCCATGAGCTCAACACTCCCATTACCGCCCTCTCCATGGCGGCCGAGCATCTCCTGCAAGCGGGCCGCTGCAGCGAGAAAACCCTGCGCAACATCACGGCGAGTACCCGGCAGCTCTATGACATCTACCGCTCCCTGACCTACCTCAATTTCGCGCGCAAAACGGAAACGCCCCACGTCATCGACCTGGCGAAGGTAGCTCAAAAGAGCGCGGACTACTACCGGCCGCTGATGGAGAGCAAGCAGCAGAGCTTTCTGCTCAAGACGCACACCCTGTACTTTGCCATCCCCGAGGCGGAGGCGCAGCTGCTGCTGGGCAACCTTATCGGTAATGCCGTCAAGTACTCCCCGGCGGGCGCAACGGTGCACCTGGGAATAGAGGATCATTGCATCATTGTCGCGGATGAGGGGATGGGGATAGCGCCGGAGCAGCAGCGCAGGATCTTCGAGCAGTTTACCCGCGCCACGGACGTCGGCGGAGGCTTCGGAGTGGGGCTCTCCATCGTCAAACGGATCTGCGACGCCTACGGGATCGCGCTTGCGCTCGATTCCGAGGAGGGGAAGGGGACGCGGTTCCGCCTCTGCTTTCCGCAGGGAGAGGCAAAACAATAA